CAGGCCGTTCCGCTCGGTGACGGACTCCTTGACCAGCCGGAACTCACCGTTCTCCAGGTAGCGGATGCCGCCGTGGATCATGTGCGACGAAGCCGCGGATGCCCCGGACACGTAGTCGCCCCGGTCGACGATGGCCACGTCGACACCTTGCAGTGCCAGGTCGCGGAAGGTAGCGATGCCGTTGATGCCGGCGCCGATGATGAGCACCTTGGCCTGGGGGCGCTCGGCGAGCGCGGCGCGGGCGGCGTCGGCGGGTGAGGAAACGGGGTTGGACTGCACTGTTCACTACCTTTGTTCGTCATTCGACCAAGCCGACGACCGGATGCTGCGCGGTGCCGATTGGTGCGGAAAGCCCAACCGGGTTTGCGCGGGGGCCCTCCATATGGATTAATCAAGCTTGAGTAGATCAATCACATCCGGTCAAGCCGAGTGAACAAACGTGCAAGGAGGGGCTGTGAGCCTCGTCGATGAGTCAGCGCAGTCCGATCGGGTGCGGGATGCCCTCACCGCGGCGCACCTGTATTACATGCAGGACCTGACCATGGATGCCATCGCCCACGAGCTGCATACCTCCCGCTCTTCGGTGTCCCGCCTGCTCAGCCACGCTCGGGCGACCGGTCTCGTGGACATCCAGATCCGCTCCCCACTGGACGCGCCGAGCCGCCTCGAGCTGCTCATCGCGGAGCGTTTCCAGATCACCGCGCACGTCGTTCCCGTGCCCGATCACGCCACGGACGTGGACAGATTGGAACGTGTGGCGCTCTCAGTTGCACGGATTCTCGGTCAGTTCTTCGACTCGAACATGGTCATGGGCATCGCCTGGGGCTCCACGATGAACGCCATCAGCCGCCATGTGACGCCCAAGCAGACCCACAACTCGCAGATCATCCAGCTCAACGGCGCCGGCAATATGCGCACCACGGGCCTGAGCTACGCCAGCGAGATCCTCGGCCGGTTCGGCTACGCGTTCGGGGCGCACGTGCACCAGTTCCCGGTGCCGGCGTTCTTCGACAGCCCGGCCACCAAGCAGGCGCTCTGGCGGGAACGCAGCGTCAGCCGGCTGCTCGAGATGCAGGCCCGGATGGATGTGGCCCTGTTCGGTCTCGGCTCGCCGTTCTCCGAGGTGCCCAGCCACGTCTACGCGGGCGGTTACCTGGAGGAGGCCGACTACACCTCACTCAGCCGGGCGGGTGTGGTGGGCGATGTGGCCACGATCTTCTACCGGGCGGACGGCTCCACCGACGGCATCCTGCTGAACGCGCGCGGCACCGGTCCCGACTTCGGCGTGCTGCGGAAGACCCCGCGTCGGCTCTGCGTGGTCTCGGGAACGGCGAAGCTGGCGAGCCTCCGCGGCGCGCTCAAAGCCGGCCTGATCACCGATCTGTTCGTCGACGAAAGTACCGCCAGGGCTCTGGTCGCCGCTCCCTGAGAAACCCGAGAAGTCGTCAGATGTCGGCGGGAATACCTCATCACCCCACACGTTGAGATATAACTGACTATAAGAAACGTGCTCCGGGGTCGGTGAGAATCCGAACCGGCGGTGAAAGTCCGCGAGCCGGATCCTGCTGTTTGGGTTCCGGTTGAGCTGGTGAAATTCCAGCACCGACGGTTAAAGTCCGGATGGGAGGAGCTGCGGATCGACGGTTGTTTGTGGACCGTCGACGGCTTTCGTGTACGCGAAAACCCCCTCCCGGAGCGTCTACGACGGGACAGGGAATGCACCAGCAGTACACGCTCGACAGCGCTATGCGCCGAGCCCTGCAGCTGGCGGGCAACGGACCAGCCGACGGGGTCAATCCCCGGGTCGGCTGTGTGATCCTCAATCCAGCCGGCGAGATCATCGCCGAAGGCTGGCATCGCGGCGCCGGCACCTGCCACGCCGAAGTGGATGCGCTCGCCCAGCTCGCCCCGGATGCCGCCCGCGGCGCCACCGCCGTGGTCACCCTCGAACCGTGCAACCACACCGGTCGCACCGGCCCGTGCGCCCTCGCCCTGATCGACGCGGGCATCGGCCGGGTCGTCTACGCCGTCGCCGACCCCGGCCGGCACTCCTCCGGCGGTGCCGACCGTCTGCGCGCGGCCGGCGTCGACGTGACCGGCGGGCTCCTCGCCGACGAGGTCGAGGCCTTCCTCTCCGACTGGCTGGTCGCCGCCCGGCTGGGCCGCCCGTTCGTCACCCTCAAGTGGGCCTCGAGCCTGGACGGCCGCGCCGCGGCGGCCGACGGCAGCAGCCGCTGGATCACCGGACCGGTCGCCCGGCAGGACGTGCACCGCCGCCGCGCCACGGCCGACGCGATCCTGGTGGGCACCGGAACCGCCCTGGCGGACGACCCCAGCCTCACCGCACGCGACAGTGAGGGCACCCTGCTGCCGCACCAGCCGCAGCCCGTCGTGGTGGGCGACCGGGCCGTGCCGGCCGGGGCGGCGGTGCACCTGCATCCGCTCGCGCCGTGGTTTGTGGCCGGGCACGATGTGGCCGCGCTGCTGGCCACCCTGCACGAGCGGGGCATCCGCCGGGTGTTCGTGGAAGGCGGCCCCACCCTGGCCAGCGCCTTCGTGCGGGCCGGGCTGGTCGACGAATACCTGGTCTACCTGGCTCCCACCCTCCTCGGCGGCGACCGGCTGGCGCTCGGCGACATCGGCGTCACCGGCATCGCCGGGCAACGCCGACTGCAGATCGACGACCTGGTGCGCCTCGGCGACGACATCCTGCTGATCGCCCACAGCATCCCGACCGAGACCACCACCGACCAGACCATCCCCGCCGTGACAGCCAGCGAGAAGTGAAGAGGACCCCATGTTCACCGGAATCATTGAGGAGCTCGGCAGCATCGAGCACATCGAACACACCGCCGACGCCGCCCGGCTCACCATCCGCGGCCCGCTGGTGGTCGACGGCGCCGGCCACGGCGACTCCATCTCGGTGAACGGCGTGTGCCTGACCGTGGTGGAGCAGACCCCCGACACCTTCACCGCCGACGTGATGGCGCAGACCCTGGCCATGTCGACGCTGTCCGGCGCCACCGAGGGATCGGCCGTGAACCTCGAACGTGCCGCCCTCGTCGGCGGCCGGCTCGGCGGCCACATCGTGCAGGGCCACATCGACGGCACCGGCACCGTGCTGGCCGTCGTGCCCGGCGACGCGTGGCGGGTCGTGCGGTTCACCCTCAGCCCCGCCCTGGCGCCTCTCGTGGTGGACAAGGGCTCGATCGCCATCGACGGCGTGTCCCTCACGGTCAGCAACATCTCTCCCGCGACCGAGCCCGAGCAGTGGTTCGAGGTGTCGCTGATCCCCGAGACGCTCGCCGCCACGACGCTGGGCGGCCTCGAGGTGGGCGACCGGGTGAACCTGGAGACCGACATCCTGGCCCGGCACGTCGAGCGAATGCTCGCCCTCGCGGCGAGCGCCGCCGAACGGGCCGCCCCGGCCGCATCCGAACTTTCCGAACCGTCCGCAGCATCCGTAGTACAAAGGAGCACCTCATGAGCCTCGCCGACATCCCCACCGCACTCGCGGCACTCCGGCTCGGCAAGCCCGTCATCGTCGCCGACGATGAGGGGCGCGAGAACGAGGGCGACGTGATCATCTCAGCCCAGCTGGCCACCCAGGAATGGCTGGCCTGGACGGTGCGGCACTCTTCAGGGTTCATCTGCGCGCCGATGACCAACGACATCGCCGACACCCTCGACCTGCCCGTGATGGTGCTCAACAACGAAGACCCCCGCGGCACCAACTACACGGTCACCGTCGACGCCGCCGACCGGCTCAGCACGGGCATCAGCGCCGCCGACCGGGCGCACACCCTGCGCGTGCTGGCCGATCCCACGTCCACGCCGACCAGCCTCAACCGGCCCGGCCACATCCTGCCGCTGCGTGCAATGGACGGCGGGGTGCGTGAACGTGACGGCCACACCGAGGCCGCCGTCGACCTGATGAAGCTGGCCGGTCTGGTGCCCGTCGCCGGGATCAGCGAGATCGTCGCCGAGGACGGCGAGATGATGCGGCTGCCCGGACTGCTCGTGCTCGGCGAGCGCGAGGGCATCCCGGTGATCACCATCGCCGACCTCATCGACTACCTGCAGGAATTCCACTGCGACGACGACCTCGCCTCGGTCAGCCCCATCCGCGAGTCGCCGCGGGTGGACTTCGAGGTGGAGACCACGGTGCCCACCTCGCACGGCGCCTTCAAGATCCGCGCCTACCGCGACCGGATGACCGGAGCCGACCACGTGGCGATCGTCTCGGGAACCCCGCACGACGGCGCCCTCGTGCGTGTGCACTCCGAGTGCCTCACCGGCGAAGCGTTCGGCTCGCTCAAATGCGAGTGCGGCCCGCAGCTGCAGGCCGCCCTGGACACCATCGACCGCGAGGGCGGCGTGGTCGTGTACCTGCGCGGTCAGGAGGGCCGCGGCATCGGGCTGATCAACAAGCTGCGCGCGTACAAGCTGCAGGAGGACGGCCTGGACACCCTCGACGCGAACCTCGCCCTGGGCCTGCCCGCCGACTCCCGCGACTACGGGGCGGCCACCGCCATCCTCGACGAGCTCGGCATGAGCTCGGTGCGGCTGCTCACCAACAACCCCGAGAAGGTGCGCCAGCTCGAGGCGCACGGCGTGACGGTCACCGAGCGGGTGCCGCTCGTCGTGGGCGTCGGCAGCCACAACGAGGACTACCTGGCGGCCAAACGTGACCGCATGGGCCATGAAATCTCAGCACACCAGATCGTGAAAGGACTCGCACTATGAGTGGAGCAGGCTCCCCCGACATCAACGTCGACGGCACCGGGCTGGAGGTCGTCATCATCGCCGGCCGGTGGCACGACGTGATCACCGACGGGCTCATCGCCGGGGCCACCCGGGTGCTCGAGGCATCCGGGGCGACGTTCTCGCTCGTGCGCGTTCCCGGCAGCTTCGAGCTGCCCGTGGCGAGCAAGGTGGCGCTGGATGCCGGCGCCGACGCGGTGGTGGCGCTCGGCGTGATCATCCGCGGCGGCACCCCGCACTTCGAGTACGTGTCGGCGGCGGCGACGGATGGCCTCACCCGTGTGGCGCTGGACACCGGCAAGCCCGTGGGCTTCGGCGTGCTCACCCTCGACGACGAGCAGCAGGGCCTGGACCGGGCCGGCCTGCCCGGCTCGAAGGAGGACAAGGGCGAGGAGGCCGCGACGGCGGCGCTGGCGACGGCCCTCGTGCTCAAGGCCCTGCGCGCCCGGTAGCCCACCAGGTCTCGACAGGCGCGACCGACGGGCGGGAACGAACGCGGGGTGGGTCAGTGGGGCGTCAACAGCGCGTCGACGCGTTCGAGCAGGTCGTTGGCCCGGAACGGTTTGATCAGGTACGCATCGGCCCCGGCCGCCAACGCCTGCGCGATGTCGCTGTCCTGCGACTTGGCCGTGAGCAGCAGGATGCGCGGCTGGGTCAGCGAGGTGTCCGCACGGATCTCGGCGCTCACCTCCACCCCGGTGAGCTTGGGCATCATCCAGTCCAGCACCACGAGGTCGGGCTCGCTGGCGCGCGCCGCTTCCAGCCCTTCCAGCCCGTCACCGGCCTCGGACACCTCGTGCCCGGCCCGGCGGAGCTTGTGGGCGATGAGCGCCCTGACATCCTCGTCGTCCTCGACGATCAGAATGCGTGACATGCGTATTCTCCCCCGGCTTGACCAGCAACGTCCGCGCCGCACCCCCGAACAGGGCACACGACGCGCTACGTTGACATTATCCAATCGCGCCGCAACCACAGCCCATAGGGGGACACCACGCCGGTGAACAGTTTCGTCGCGTTGCTGTGGGCGGCTCCGCGCGCGTGGCGGTTCACTGCCATCGCCCTGTTCCTCCTGATGGTCTATGTCCTCGGTCTCGCTGCGGTGCTGGCACCGGCGACCGACAGCGGGGTGGCGGCCTGGTGGCCCGCTGCCGCGGCCGGTGCGCTCGCGCTGTGCCTGGCCCGAGGCTCCGAGCGCTGGCTGGTCGCCCTCCTCGTCGGGGGCGTCAGTGTGGCGGCGAACCTCGGCGGTGGGCGCCCGCTGCCCGTGGCGCTGGGTTTCGGACTGGCCAATGGGCTGGAAGCCGGCGCATTCGTGGCCGTGTATGCCGGGCGGGGCGAACCCGCCCGACTCGACACGGTGCGGGACGTGCTCCGGTTCACCATCGCGGCAACCTGCGGCGCCCTGGCCGCGGGCGTCACCGCCGCCGCCACCGTGGCGGTGGTCGCGGGCGGCTCCTTCGGCACCGTGTTGCTCGCCGTGGTCCCCTCACACGCCTTTGCCGTCTTCACGCTCGCGCCGCTGGCTCTGACACGGGGTCGACGCGTGCGGTCGGAGCGCACTCTCGAGCTTCTCATCCAGATCGGCTTCGTGCTGCTCGTGCTCGGCGTCGCGTACGGGCCCGGCCGGTCCCTGCCGATATCGTTCATGATCCTGCCCCTGCTCACCTGGGCGGCGTTCCGGTTCGGCATCCGCGTCGTGGCCTGGGAACTGTGCGTCACGGCTTTGGTGGCCTCAGGCTTCAGCTCGATGGGCGTCGGCTATTTCACCTCGGCATCCGGTACCGCGACCGCAGCGACGGGGTCCCTCGTGCACCTGTTCCTGATCACTTACGCGACCTCGGTGCTGTTGTTGGCCGCCGAACTCGCCCAGCGCGACGCCCTGCTCGAACGCGAACGTGAGGTGGTGCACGGGCTGCGCGACCTCGACCGCCAGAAAGATGACTTCGTCTCCTCGGTCAGCCACGAGCTGCGCACCCCCATCACCAGCATCCTGGGTTTTGCGGAAGAGCTCGAAGACACCGACCTCAGCCCCGAGCAGGCCCGGTTCACCCGGGTCGTCGTGCGCAACTCGCACCGGTTGGCCCAGCTGGTGGAGAACCTGCTCGACCTCTCGAGCATGAGCCTGCAGTCGGAGGCCGGCCCGGTCGGGCCCGTCGACCTGCGCACCCTGGTCGCTGAATGCGTCGAGGAGCTGGCCCCGCAGGCGCACAGCGCCGGCGTCACCCTGACCGCTGAGTTCGGGGACGGGATGCTGACCCTGCAGAGTTCGGCATCCGATGTTCGCCGGGTGCTGACCAACCTCGTCGGCAACGCCGTCAAGTTCACGCCGGCGCACGGGCGGGTGTGGGTGGGCTGCACCTCTGACGCCGACGGGGTGCTGCTCACGGTGAGCGACAACGGCATCGGCATTCCGCCCGCCGACGTGGAGCGGGTCTTCGACAGGTTCTACCGGTCGGCCAGCGCTGAGTCGCTGCCGGGCACCGGACTCGGGCTGCCGCTGACCAAGGGGCTGGTCGACCGGCTCGGCGGCAGAGTCGACCTGCAGTCCGACGGCCGCACCGGCACCCACGTCACGGTCGCCCTGCCGTGGCTGGCCTCGCCGGCGCCGGCGGGGGATTCGTCGGCCGTCACCGCCGGAATGTAGGGTGAATCAGGGCCGCCACAAGCGGCCCCCTTCTCATTGCACCGTCTCACGTTCGCCCCAGTCGACTGACCGCCGCCGCGCGCCGAACGCCAGCCCCGCCCTCTCCCCTTGTGAAAGCGCCGTTTCCCATGTCTGCATCCACCGCGGCGGTCACCTCCGCCGCTCCCGCGCCCGCGAATCCGCGCAGCCGCGTCATCCTGGCCAGCCTCATCGGCACCACCATCGAGTTCTACGACTTCTACGTCTACGCCACCGCGGCGGTCCTCGTCTTCCCGCACCTCTTCTTCCCCTCCGGCAACGAGACCGCCGCCCTGCTGGCCTCATTCGCGGTCTTCGGTGCCGCCATGGTGGCCCGCCCGCTCGGCGCCCTGTTCTTCGGGCACTTCGGCGACCGGAAGGGCCGCAAGGCCACCCTCGTGGGCGCCCTGCTCACGATGGGTATCGCGACGTTCCTCATCGGCGTGCTGCCGACCTACTCGATGGTGGGCTGGTTCGCCCCGGCCATGCTGGTGGTGCTCCGCCTCGCGCAGGGCTTCGCGCTCGGCGGCGAGTGGAGCGGCGCCGCCCTGGTGGCCACCGAGAATGCGCCCAAGGGCAAGCGCGCCTGGTACGGCACCTTCCCTCAGGTGGGCGCCCCGCTCGGCTTCATCATCGCCAACGGCCTGTTCCTCCTCATCGCACTGCTGCTGCCCTCCGACGACCCGACCCGGCCGTCCGACGCGTTCCTCGAGTGGGCCTGGCGGATTCCGTTCCTGTTCAGCGCCGTCATGGTCATCATCGGCCTGTGGGTGCGGCTGCGGCTGGTGGAGAGCGACTCGTTCACCAAGATCGTCACCACCAAGAAGGTAGCCAAGCTGCCGCTCGCCGCGGTGTTCAAGACCAACTGGCGCGAACTCATCCTGGGCACGTTCATCATGCTGGCCACCTACGTGCTGTTCTATCTGATGACCACGTTCAGCCTGAGCTACGGCCGGGCCGCAACGGATGCGCCGGTGGCCGGCCTCGGCTACAGCTACACGACGTTCGTGCTCATGATGATCGCCGGCGTGGTGTTCTTCGGCATCTTCACCCTCGCCTCCGGGCCGTGGGCCGACCGGTTCGGCCGTCGCCGCACGCTGCTCTGGGTGACCGCGGGCATCGTGGTGTTCGGGTTCCTCTTCGTGCCCCTGCTGGGCGCCGGGTTCCTCGGCGTGATGGTGTTCCTGATCCTGGGCTTCACCCTGATGGGCATGACGTTCGGTCCGATGGGCGCCCTGCTGCCCGAGCTGTTCCCCACCAACGTGCGGTACACCGGCTCGGCGTTCGCGTACAACATGAGTTCGATCCTCGGTGCGGCCGTGGCGCCGTTCATCGCCGTGTGGCTGTGGACCCTCGGTGGCGGCAGCCCGTTCTGGGTGGGCATGTACCTCTCGGTGATGGGCCTGGTCACCCTGGTTGCGCTGTTCCTCAGCCGCGAGACCCGAGACCTCGACCTGGACCGCTAACTCCCCCAAGTCGCGAAAGCGGCCATGGTGCTGCCTCTGTTCGCTGAGGCAGCCACATGGCCGCTTTCGCGCACCTGGATGGCGGTTAAGCTCGACTGGTGAGTACGACAGACCCCGGCACCGCTTCGTCCGAGACCCCCGCAGCCAAGCCCCGCTCCCGGATGGGCCGGCGCGGCGCACCCGTCGACGGTCCGCGCGCATCCTTCAGCCAGCTACTGCCCTACCTCTTCGAGCACAAGGCCGTGCTCAGCGTGGTCGTGGTGCTCAGCGTGCTCGGCGCCGCCGCCAGCCTGGCCCAGCCGCTGCTGGTGAGCCAGGTCATCACCCTCGTCGAGAAGACCCAACCGCTCGACGGCATCGTCGGCGCCCTCGTGGCGCTTGTCGTGGTCTCGGCGCTGATCAGCGGCTACCAGCACTACCTGCTGCAGCGCACCGGTGAGGGCGTGGTGCTCTCCAGCCGCAAACGCCTGATCGGGCGGATGCTCAACCTGCCGATCAGCCAGTTCGACGCCCGACGCACGGGTGACCTGGTCTCCCGGGTGGGCTCGGACACCACGCTGCTGCGCGCCGTACTCACCCAGGGCGCCGTGGAAGCCATCGGCGGCTCGCTCACCTTCATCGGTGCCATCATCGCGATGCTCATCATCGACCCGGTGCTGCTGGGCCTGACCGTGCTCGTGATCGGCGTCTCCGTGATCACCGTGGTGCTGCTCTCGCAGCGCATCCGCACGGCCAGCCTGGCCGCCCAGACCAAGGTCGGCGACCTCGCCGCGAGCGTGGAACGCGCCATCAGCGCCGTGCGCACCGTGCGTGCCGCCAATGCCACCGCCCGGGAGATCACCGTGGTGGAGAAGGACGCCGAGGGCGCCTGGCAGATGGGCATCAAGGTCGCCAAGATCTCCGCCCTCGTCGTGCCCATCGCCGGCATCGCCCTGCAGGTGTCACTGCTCGTCGTGCTCGGCGTGGGCGGCTTCCGCGTCGCCGACGGGAGCATCACGGTCGCCAACCTCGTCGCGTTCATCCTGTTCCTGTTCATGATGATCATGCCGCTGGGCCAGTTCTTCGGGGCGATCACCTCGATCAACTCGGCGCTCGGCGCGCTCGGCCGCATCCAGGAGATCATCGACCTGCCCAGCGAAGACCAGTTCGACCGCGACATCGCCCCGCTGGCGATCGTCGTGGGCGCCGCGAACGCCCGGGTCAACCCGCAGGCGCCGGCGATCTCGTTCGAGGACGTGCGCTTCCACTACGCGCCCACCGTGGCCGCCACGACGGATGCCGTCACCGGCGAGCAGCTCGTGCGCCCGGGCCCGGTGGCCCAGGCGGTTCTCGCCGCCGAAGACGGCACCACCCCCGACGCCACCACCGAGTTCGGCGGCACGAATGGCCTCCTCACCGGCGACGGCACGGACGCCGTGGCTTCCGCGGGCGCCGAACGCCAGCCCGTGCTGCGCGGGGTCTCGTTCAGCGCCCCGCGGGGCCTGCGCACCGCGTTGGTCGGCCCCTCGGGCGCCGGCAAGAGCACCATCCTCGCGCTGATCGAGCGCTTCTACGACGCCGACTCTGGCGTAGTGCGGCTGGGCGGCCTGGACATCCGCAGCCTGGACCGCACGGACCTGCGCAGCCAGATCGGCTACGTGGAGCAGGACGCCCCCGTGCTGGCCGGGTCGCTGCGCGACAACCTCACCCTGGCCACGCCCGACGCCACCGACGAGCAGTGCGTGGCCGTGCTGCACGCCGTGAACCTCGGCGAGGTGCTCGACCGTGACCCGGCCGGACTGGCCGCCGCGGTCGGTGAGGACGGCGTCAAGCTCTCTGGCGGCGAGCGCCAGCGACTGGCGATCGCCCGCGCGCTGCTGGCGGCGCCGCCGATTCTGCTGCTCGACGAGTCCACCTCCAGCCTGGACGGCATGAATGAGCAGCTGATGCGGGAGGCCATCGACAAGGTGGCCGTGGACCGCACGCTCATCGTGATCGCGCACCGGCTCTCCACCGTCGTCGACTCCGACCAGATCGTGGTGCTCGACCACGGCCAGGTCGTGGGCACCGGAACCCACTCCGAGCTCGTCGTGTCCACGCCGCTCTACCGCGACCTGGCCAAGCACCAACTGCTCGTCTGAGCGCAGCGCGAGCTCGCGCGAGTTGCCGCAAAGTGCCCCCTCAGAGTGCCTGAAGGGGCACTTTTCGGCATCTCGGCGAATTTCCCGGTCGCGAGTTGCCGCAAAGTGCCGTCTCAGCACGCGCGAAGGGGCAGTTTCCGGCAAGTCGGCGTAGTCGGCGTCGGCGCTCGCTCACGGGCTCAGGGGCGGCGGAAGCGCAGGGTGACGATCTCGAACGGGCGCAGCGTCAGGATCAGCTCACGAGAGGGCTCGGCAGGCGCCCCGGAGAACTCCTCGGCCAGGGGTGCTCCCGCGGCGAGCTCGACGCGGGATACGGCGAGGGGTCGCTCGAGCAGGTCGGTCTCCACCACATCCGTTGCCTCGAAGTGCCGGATGAGCCGGGCCGTCGACCGGTTGCCGTGCGCCTCATAGAGCCGCACGATGAGGTCGCCGCTCTGGTCCTCGGCCAGCTTGACCGCCTCCACCACCACCGCCGGGTTGTCCAGCCGGAGGAGCGGCTCGATGCCGGCGGCGCCGACTCCCGTCACCGTGCGGAGCGGCACTTTGAGCCGGTAGCCCTCCGCGACGGCCTCGGGAATGCCGGCTGCCGGGCGCACCGACACCTTGAGCTCGTGCCGGCCCTGGTCGGCGGACGGGTCGGGGTAGACCGGCGCGCGCAGCAGGCTGAGCCGCACCGTGGTGCCGCTGCGTTCCGCGCTCGTTTGGGCGGCCGGGGTGCCCGCCGCATCGGCAGCAGCCGCAGCGCCCTGCTCGGAGCGGTCGGGTTTCCCGGCGCCGGGCGGGGTGCGGTCGATCGCGTGCCCGTAGGTGGAGTCGTTCGCCACCGCGACCCCGTAGCCGGGCTCGCCCACGTGCACCCACCGGTGCGCCACGGTCTCGAACCGGGCCGCATCCCAGGTGGTGTTGGCATGAGTGGGGCGGAAGACGTGGCCGAACTGGATCTCGGACGCGGCCCGGTCGGCCTGCACGTCGAGCGGGAACACCAGCCGCAGCAGCTTCTGCCGTTGGTGCCAGTCGACCACCAGGCGCACGTCCAGCGCGGGCGAGCCGGCGCGCAGGGTGAGTTGCTGCTCCACCCGGGAGCGGCCGAAGGTGCGCACCACCCGCACCCCCACGACGTCGTCGCTGTCGACGAGCACCTCGACCACGTCGGCCTCGGTGAGGTCGGTGACGGTGCGGCGGTGATGTTCGTCGATGTCCCAGGCATCCCACCGGGTGGGGGTGTCGCGGTGCAGCTGAAGCAGGTTACCGCGGCTGCCGGCCGGGATGAGTTCCCGGTCGGCGAGCACGTCCCGGAGCGACGGGATCAGCCCGTCGGCGTCGATGGTGACGGCGATCAGCCCGTTCCGCAGCACGAGGCCCGCCGGGCCGTGCTCGATCAGGGCCGCGGCATAGCCGGGAACCGGGGGTGCGCCGTCGGAGTCCGCGCCGAGCCCGGGCACGCCGTCCACCGGGTACGGGCCGGCGTTCAGCCGCAGCCGCCGGCTGCCGGGTCCGGCGATGGCGCGCACCGCCTCGTCGATGATGGCCGTGAGCGTCCGGGCCGTGCGGGCGTGCAGCCGTTCGGCCTCCTGGTGCACCCAGGCGATCGAGGTGCCGGGCAGGATGTCGTGGAATTGCAGGAGCAGCACCGTCTGCCAGGCCTGCTCGAGGGCGGCGTACGGGTAGGCGGCCCCGGCGCGCACGGTGGCCGTCGCCGCCCAGAGTTCGGCCTCCCGCAGCAGCCTCTCGCTCTTCCGGTTGCCACGTTTGGTGCGGGCCTGCGAGGTGTAGGTGCCGCGGTGGAACTCCAGGTACAGCTCCCCCGCCCACACCGGCGACGACGGATGCTCCGCCTCGGCCGCTGCGAAGAAGGCCTCCGGAGTCGACAGCTCCACGGTGGGCGACCCCTCGAGGTTCCGGGTGCGGCGGGCGGCCGCGAGCATCTCCCGGGTCGGGCCGCCCCCGCCGTCGCCCCACCCGAACGGCACCAGCGAGAGCGTGGCCACGGCCTTCTCGGCGAAGAGCCGCTCGGCCCGGGCGAGTTCGGCGGCGCTCAGCTCGGCGTTGTAGTCGGCCACCGGCGGGAAGTGGGTGAAGATGCGGCTGCCGTCGATACCTTCCCAACTGAAGGTGTGGTGCGGGAACACATTGGTGTCGCTCCAGGACAGCTTCTGGGTGAGGAACCAGCGCATCCCCGCCAGCCGGGCGATCTGCGGGAACGCGGCCGAATACCCGAAGGAGTCGGGCAGCCACACCGCCCGAGGTTCCCAGCCGAACTCCTCGCGAAAAAACCGTTGCCCGGCCACGAACTGCCGCACCAGGGCTTCACCGCCGGGCAGATTGGTGTCGGACTCCACCCACATGCCGCCCACGGGCACGATGGTGCCGGCCGCGACGGCCGCGCGCACCCGGGCGAACAGGTCCG
This is a stretch of genomic DNA from Cryobacterium soli. It encodes these proteins:
- a CDS encoding MFS transporter, with product MSASTAAVTSAAPAPANPRSRVILASLIGTTIEFYDFYVYATAAVLVFPHLFFPSGNETAALLASFAVFGAAMVARPLGALFFGHFGDRKGRKATLVGALLTMGIATFLIGVLPTYSMVGWFAPAMLVVLRLAQGFALGGEWSGAALVATENAPKGKRAWYGTFPQVGAPLGFIIANGLFLLIALLLPSDDPTRPSDAFLEWAWRIPFLFSAVMVIIGLWVRLRLVESDSFTKIVTTKKVAKLPLAAVFKTNWRELILGTFIMLATYVLFYLMTTFSLSYGRAATDAPVAGLGYSYTTFVLMMIAGVVFFGIFTLASGPWADRFGRRRTLLWVTAGIVVFGFLFVPLLGAGFLGVMVFLILGFTLMGMTFGPMGALLPELFPTNVRYTGSAFAYNMSSILGAAVAPFIAVWLWTLGGGSPFWVGMYLSVMGLVTLVALFLSRETRDLDLDR
- a CDS encoding ABC transporter ATP-binding protein; this encodes MGRRGAPVDGPRASFSQLLPYLFEHKAVLSVVVVLSVLGAAASLAQPLLVSQVITLVEKTQPLDGIVGALVALVVVSALISGYQHYLLQRTGEGVVLSSRKRLIGRMLNLPISQFDARRTGDLVSRVGSDTTLLRAVLTQGAVEAIGGSLTFIGAIIAMLIIDPVLLGLTVLVIGVSVITVVLLSQRIRTASLAAQTKVGDLAASVERAISAVRTVRAANATAREITVVEKDAEGAWQMGIKVAKISALVVPIAGIALQVSLLVVLGVGGFRVADGSITVANLVAFILFLFMMIMPLGQFFGAITSINSALGALGRIQEIIDLPSEDQFDRDIAPLAIVVGAANARVNPQAPAISFEDVRFHYAPTVAATTDAVTGEQLVRPGPVAQAVLAAEDGTTPDATTEFGGTNGLLTGDGTDAVASAGAERQPVLRGVSFSAPRGLRTALVGPSGAGKSTILALIERFYDADSGVVRLGGLDIRSLDRTDLRSQIGYVEQDAPVLAGSLRDNLTLATPDATDEQCVAVLHAVNLGEVLDRDPAGLAAAVGEDGVKLSGGERQRLAIARALLAAPPILLLDESTSSLDGMNEQLMREAIDKVAVDRTLIVIAHRLSTVVDSDQIVVLDHGQVVGTGTHSELVVSTPLYRDLAKHQLLV
- a CDS encoding alpha-mannosidase, whose product is MHHNERLHDERLDRVLRERLLPAVYRARHPLTITAWSVDAAPDASVTDPPVPFATAVAQTFAPIEPGARWGTPWGSTWLHVTGVVPAEWADTPGAEPEVVVDLGFTAAIPGFQAEGLVYAADGRVVKGLQSLNRWVPLPALTPADDGTSPAAGATSPGGVIDLYIEAASNPDLVHDFTFAPTPLGDPTTLGTGPLYTLGRIDVALRDLEVWKLVQDIRALDGLQGELPAASTRRAQLRAGLGRCLDRLDPDDVAGTASAARAELEPLLERPATASAHHVHAVGHAHIDSAWLWPLRETPRKVSRTLANVLALAEGNPDFHFAMSSAQQFAWVKEHDPDLFARVRAAVAAGTIVPVGGMWVESDTNLPGGEALVRQFVAGQRFFREEFGWEPRAVWLPDSFGYSAAFPQIARLAGMRWFLTQKLSWSDTNVFPHHTFSWEGIDGSRIFTHFPPVADYNAELSAAELARAERLFAEKAVATLSLVPFGWGDGGGGPTREMLAAARRTRNLEGSPTVELSTPEAFFAAAEAEHPSSPVWAGELYLEFHRGTYTSQARTKRGNRKSERLLREAELWAATATVRAGAAYPYAALEQAWQTVLLLQFHDILPGTSIAWVHQEAERLHARTARTLTAIIDEAVRAIAGPGSRRLRLNAGPYPVDGVPGLGADSDGAPPVPGYAAALIEHGPAGLVLRNGLIAVTIDADGLIPSLRDVLADRELIPAGSRGNLLQLHRDTPTRWDAWDIDEHHRRTVTDLTEADVVEVLVDSDDVVGVRVVRTFGRSRVEQQLTLRAGSPALDVRLVVDWHQRQKLLRLVFPLDVQADRAASEIQFGHVFRPTHANTTWDAARFETVAHRWVHVGEPGYGVAVANDSTYGHAIDRTPPGAGKPDRSEQGAAAAADAAGTPAAQTSAERSGTTVRLSLLRAPVYPDPSADQGRHELKVSVRPAAGIPEAVAEGYRLKVPLRTVTGVGAAGIEPLLRLDNPAVVVEAVKLAEDQSGDLIVRLYEAHGNRSTARLIRHFEATDVVETDLLERPLAVSRVELAAGAPLAEEFSGAPAEPSRELILTLRPFEIVTLRFRRP